In Curtobacterium sp. MCPF17_002, one genomic interval encodes:
- a CDS encoding phosphotransferase, with protein MAGSQFTLAALATTAVPGLVVTGTRTLGSAASGDYESAVLRDADGAETAIRRPRNQRAEARQSADLVAIRALSAGIRTRLPFGVAEYRGQAPIGSTRAIVTTFLPGSHPTLGTLVERPELATSVGRAVAAIHQLPTSFVTDAGLPSLTPFEVLRSAVSVMDRAVATKLVPAALKERWEGAARDQQLWQFTPTVVHGSLGTPTILVDGDAVSGVIDWGELRLGDPAKDLAWVLAGRKDAFDTVLSAYEANGGGRDRQLAQRARVHHELETAQWLLHGVQAKSTEVVDDAVAMMHRLVDAVHAPSGAPLQSVSPETMEIGEVEQLLSSTERRHG; from the coding sequence ATGGCGGGATCCCAGTTCACTCTAGCCGCGTTGGCCACCACGGCCGTCCCAGGCCTCGTCGTCACGGGCACGCGCACGCTCGGCTCGGCAGCGTCCGGGGACTACGAGTCGGCCGTCCTCCGCGACGCCGACGGCGCCGAGACGGCGATCCGCCGTCCACGCAACCAGCGGGCCGAGGCCCGGCAGTCGGCCGACCTCGTCGCGATCCGTGCGCTGAGCGCCGGGATCCGCACGCGCCTCCCGTTCGGTGTGGCCGAGTACCGCGGTCAGGCGCCGATCGGCTCGACGCGCGCCATCGTCACCACCTTCCTGCCGGGCTCGCACCCGACCCTCGGGACGCTCGTCGAGCGGCCCGAGCTCGCCACCAGTGTCGGCCGTGCGGTCGCCGCGATCCACCAGCTGCCGACGAGCTTCGTCACGGACGCCGGCCTGCCGTCGCTGACGCCCTTCGAGGTGCTGCGGTCCGCCGTCTCGGTGATGGACCGCGCCGTCGCCACGAAGCTCGTCCCGGCCGCGCTCAAGGAGCGCTGGGAGGGTGCGGCCCGCGACCAGCAGCTCTGGCAGTTCACGCCGACCGTCGTGCACGGTTCGCTCGGCACGCCGACGATCCTCGTCGACGGCGACGCGGTCTCCGGGGTCATCGACTGGGGCGAGCTGCGGCTCGGCGACCCGGCGAAGGACCTCGCGTGGGTGCTCGCCGGCCGGAAGGACGCGTTCGACACGGTGCTCAGCGCCTACGAGGCGAACGGCGGCGGCCGTGACCGGCAGCTCGCGCAGCGCGCGCGGGTGCACCACGAGCTCGAGACGGCGCAGTGGCTCCTGCACGGCGTCCAGGCGAAGAGCACCGAGGTCGTCGACGACGCGGTCGCGATGATGCACCGGCTGGTCGACGCGGTGCACGCCCCGAGCGGTGCGCCGCTGCAGTCGGTGTCACCGGAGACGATGGAGATCGGCGAGGTCGAGCAGCTGCTGTCGTCGACCGAGCGTCGACACGGCTGA
- a CDS encoding DUF3107 domain-containing protein — protein MDIKIGITNSPREIAFETAQTADEIEKAVSEALAAKSTHLSLQDEKGRRFIVPVGSLAYVEVGAEESRRIGFVA, from the coding sequence GTGGACATCAAGATCGGCATCACCAACAGCCCGCGCGAGATCGCGTTCGAGACCGCCCAGACCGCCGACGAGATCGAGAAGGCCGTGTCTGAGGCCCTCGCGGCGAAGTCGACGCACCTCTCGCTCCAGGACGAGAAGGGCCGTCGGTTCATCGTGCCGGTCGGCTCGCTCGCCTACGTCGAGGTCGGCGCCGAGGAATCCCGCCGTATCGGCTTCGTCGCCTGA
- a CDS encoding ATP-dependent DNA helicase — MNEEQVLGAPAAGATAAVTRRDADAIADALGRPRPTAQQRAVIESPLQPALVVAGAGSGKTETMASRVVWLLANGMVRPDGILGLTFTRKAAGELSVRINDRIRALEDVGLLDAGDAFEAPTVSTYNAFANSVFRENALLVGRDGESQVLTEPSAWQLARRVVVGARDDRLAGLDRDVDTVTAAVVALAGAVSEHLVEPERLRRFAIDFAGLLELPGNNRGTPYKAVTDAVAAIGALEPLVDLVEEFRRQKVDRGFVEFSDQIALALAAAESAPRVVTDLRQRYGVVLLDEYQDTSVVQTRFLARLFRGHPVMAVGDPHQSIYGFRGASAANLARFPRDFGAAADASGGAGAVPVTFALSTSWRNPVDVLAGANAVVAPLSEASEVDVERLSPRPGADAGTVHAVFPETLPEEAAAVARWFADRRAADRTSSLALLLRSRKDLAAFTGALADHRVPYHVLGTGGLLQRPEIVDLVACLRVLHDPAAGNDLIRVLAGARWRIGAADIAALHALARWLFGRDHTQHRLDDALTAAFRASVAAGEHGSIVDALDFVATAPHEHGALADISDVGRRRMRELGQQLATLRSRAGGDLVDFVTLVVQEMRLDVEVAAHEQGSAAFLDAFIDELAGFVTTDDRADLGAFLGWIDAAARRDDMGPRSEEPEAGTVQILTIHGSKGLEWDAVAVPRLVEGALPARPQEGSSGWIGFGRLPYEFRGDADELPRLDWRGHDNQKDVTLAIDAYKEQVKARNEDEERRLTYVALTRAKHDLLVSGSFWAGGVRPTEPSRYLRDLVEAGVVDGAAIPDTTEHEENPLGDAGATQSWPHVPFGQRAARVVAAADRVRNANPAAAGRFAADIDLLLAERTANRSARHRVVVPHRVPASGFKDYLAEPDAVAERLRRPMPERPYRATRLGTLFHQWVEQRARSGGSLETLDAWDGELDVDRDDLVDASTDAVVTDDDARRLADFQATFARSRWSGLTPVEVEREIHIPFLGHSVVCKLDAVYEIDGRAEVVDWKTGKAPKGADDLAKRQLQLALYRVAYAEFTGRPIDEVDAVFYFVADDLEVRPRELLDRAGLEQAWRDAIG, encoded by the coding sequence GTGAACGAGGAGCAGGTGCTCGGCGCCCCCGCAGCGGGCGCGACGGCGGCGGTCACCCGGCGCGACGCCGACGCCATCGCGGACGCCCTCGGTCGTCCGCGCCCGACCGCACAGCAGCGCGCCGTCATCGAGTCGCCGCTGCAGCCCGCGCTCGTGGTGGCCGGCGCCGGCAGCGGCAAGACCGAGACCATGGCGTCCCGTGTCGTGTGGCTGCTCGCGAACGGCATGGTCCGCCCCGACGGCATCCTCGGGCTGACCTTCACGCGCAAGGCCGCCGGTGAGCTCTCGGTCCGGATCAACGACCGCATCCGTGCACTCGAGGACGTCGGTCTCCTGGACGCCGGCGACGCCTTCGAGGCCCCGACGGTGTCCACGTACAACGCCTTCGCGAACTCGGTCTTCCGCGAGAACGCCCTGCTCGTCGGCCGCGACGGCGAATCGCAGGTCCTCACCGAACCCTCCGCCTGGCAGCTTGCCCGCCGCGTGGTCGTCGGCGCGCGCGACGACCGGCTCGCCGGACTGGACCGCGACGTCGACACCGTGACCGCGGCGGTCGTGGCGCTCGCCGGTGCGGTGTCCGAGCACCTCGTGGAACCCGAGCGGCTCCGACGGTTCGCGATCGACTTTGCCGGACTGCTCGAACTGCCCGGCAACAACCGTGGCACCCCGTACAAGGCCGTCACCGACGCGGTCGCGGCGATCGGCGCGCTCGAGCCCCTCGTCGACCTGGTCGAGGAGTTCCGTCGGCAGAAGGTCGACCGCGGGTTCGTGGAGTTCTCGGACCAGATCGCCCTCGCGCTCGCCGCGGCCGAGTCCGCCCCGCGCGTGGTCACCGACCTGCGGCAGCGTTACGGCGTCGTGCTGCTCGACGAGTACCAGGACACCTCCGTGGTGCAGACCCGGTTCCTCGCGCGGCTGTTCCGCGGGCACCCGGTGATGGCGGTGGGGGACCCGCACCAGTCCATCTACGGGTTCCGTGGCGCGAGTGCGGCGAACCTCGCCCGGTTCCCGCGGGACTTCGGTGCAGCGGCCGACGCGTCCGGCGGGGCCGGTGCCGTACCGGTCACGTTCGCGCTCTCGACGAGCTGGCGGAACCCGGTGGACGTCCTCGCCGGTGCGAACGCGGTCGTCGCGCCGCTGTCCGAGGCGTCCGAGGTCGACGTCGAGCGGCTGTCCCCACGCCCGGGGGCGGACGCCGGCACCGTGCACGCCGTGTTCCCGGAGACCCTACCCGAGGAAGCCGCGGCCGTCGCACGGTGGTTCGCCGACCGCCGTGCCGCCGACCGCACGAGTTCGCTGGCGCTCCTGCTGCGCTCCCGGAAGGACCTCGCCGCCTTCACCGGCGCACTCGCCGACCACCGCGTGCCGTACCACGTGCTCGGCACCGGCGGGCTGCTCCAACGGCCGGAGATCGTCGACCTCGTCGCGTGCCTCCGGGTCCTGCACGACCCCGCCGCGGGCAACGACCTCATCCGGGTGCTCGCCGGCGCCCGGTGGCGGATCGGGGCCGCGGACATCGCCGCCCTGCACGCCCTCGCCCGTTGGCTGTTCGGCCGTGACCACACCCAGCACCGACTCGACGACGCCCTCACCGCGGCGTTCCGGGCGTCGGTCGCCGCGGGCGAGCACGGCTCGATCGTCGACGCGCTCGACTTCGTGGCGACGGCGCCCCACGAGCACGGCGCGCTCGCCGACATCAGCGACGTCGGACGCCGCCGGATGCGCGAGCTCGGGCAGCAGCTCGCGACGCTCCGGTCCCGCGCCGGCGGCGATCTCGTGGACTTCGTGACGCTCGTCGTGCAGGAGATGCGTCTCGACGTCGAGGTCGCCGCCCACGAGCAGGGGAGCGCGGCGTTCCTCGACGCCTTCATCGACGAGCTCGCGGGCTTCGTCACGACCGACGACCGGGCCGACCTCGGCGCGTTCCTCGGCTGGATCGACGCCGCCGCCCGCCGCGACGACATGGGTCCCCGATCCGAGGAGCCCGAGGCCGGCACCGTGCAGATCCTGACGATCCACGGGTCCAAGGGCCTCGAGTGGGACGCCGTCGCGGTGCCGCGCCTGGTCGAGGGGGCACTGCCGGCCCGCCCGCAGGAGGGCTCGTCCGGCTGGATCGGCTTCGGCCGGCTGCCCTACGAGTTCCGGGGCGACGCCGACGAGCTCCCACGGCTGGACTGGCGCGGGCACGACAACCAGAAGGACGTCACGCTCGCGATCGACGCGTACAAGGAACAGGTCAAGGCCCGCAACGAGGACGAGGAACGCCGACTGACCTACGTCGCACTCACCCGCGCCAAGCACGACCTGCTCGTCAGCGGCTCGTTCTGGGCCGGTGGCGTCCGGCCCACCGAGCCGAGCCGGTACCTCCGCGACCTCGTCGAGGCGGGTGTCGTCGACGGCGCGGCGATCCCGGACACCACCGAGCACGAGGAGAACCCCCTCGGCGACGCCGGTGCGACGCAGTCGTGGCCGCACGTGCCGTTCGGACAGCGCGCAGCGCGGGTCGTCGCCGCGGCCGACCGGGTGCGGAACGCCAACCCCGCAGCGGCTGGCCGGTTCGCCGCCGACATCGACCTGCTCCTCGCCGAACGCACCGCCAACCGGAGTGCCCGTCACCGTGTGGTCGTGCCGCACCGGGTGCCGGCGTCCGGGTTCAAGGACTACCTCGCCGAGCCGGACGCGGTGGCCGAACGGCTCCGCCGGCCGATGCCCGAGCGGCCGTACCGCGCGACCCGTCTCGGCACGCTGTTCCACCAGTGGGTCGAGCAGCGGGCCCGGAGCGGTGGCTCGCTCGAGACGCTCGACGCGTGGGACGGCGAGCTGGACGTCGACCGTGACGACCTGGTGGACGCCTCGACGGACGCCGTGGTCACGGACGACGATGCCCGGCGGCTGGCGGACTTCCAGGCCACCTTCGCCCGCTCACGCTGGTCGGGGCTCACGCCGGTCGAGGTCGAGCGGGAGATCCACATCCCGTTCCTCGGGCACAGCGTCGTCTGCAAGCTCGACGCCGTCTACGAGATCGACGGTCGGGCCGAGGTCGTCGACTGGAAGACCGGCAAGGCGCCGAAGGGCGCCGACGACCTGGCGAAGCGGCAGCTGCAGCTCGCCCTGTACCGGGTCGCCTACGCCGAGTTCACCGGGCGCCCGATCGACGAGGTCGACGCGGTCTTCTACTTCGTCGCCGACGACCTCGAGGTCCGGCCTCGGGAACTGCTCGACCGTGCCGGACTCGAGCAGGCGTGGCGGGACGCGATCGGCTGA
- a CDS encoding ferritin-like domain-containing protein, protein MVSWWNRKRAAQLAAAWIASRNPRGASPVERLQLDDVSPELDVYLGQAAYLQLSLYETMGRAGAGAPTLSGRLVTGVLATTALERHRTIVAEIERSGGDPAALMAPHREAIDLFLERTSGADWYESMLTGYVTAGILNDLFGSLLRSLPTDVRQRLRTVFDAREEAAVVEELTARIEEDPQVGSRLAMWGRRLVGDTLLVARSALASHAREDQERLEPVWTELIAAHTRRMDALGLTA, encoded by the coding sequence GTGGTGTCGTGGTGGAACCGGAAGCGCGCTGCGCAGCTCGCAGCCGCGTGGATCGCGTCGCGGAACCCGCGGGGTGCTTCGCCGGTCGAACGCCTGCAGCTGGACGACGTCAGCCCCGAGCTCGACGTCTACCTGGGCCAGGCCGCGTACCTGCAGCTGTCGCTGTACGAGACCATGGGCCGCGCCGGAGCCGGTGCCCCGACCCTGTCCGGCCGGCTGGTCACGGGTGTGCTCGCGACCACCGCGCTCGAGCGGCACCGGACCATCGTCGCAGAGATCGAGCGGAGCGGGGGCGACCCCGCCGCGTTGATGGCCCCCCACCGCGAGGCGATCGACCTGTTCCTCGAACGGACGAGCGGTGCGGACTGGTACGAGTCGATGCTCACCGGGTACGTGACCGCGGGCATCCTCAACGACCTGTTCGGCAGCCTGCTCCGGTCGCTGCCGACCGACGTCCGGCAGCGACTCCGCACCGTGTTCGACGCGCGTGAGGAAGCGGCCGTCGTCGAAGAACTGACCGCACGCATCGAAGAGGACCCGCAGGTCGGTTCGCGTCTCGCGATGTGGGGCCGGCGGCTCGTCGGGGACACGCTGCTGGTGGCCCGGTCGGCACTCGCGTCGCACGCCCGCGAGGACCAGGAGCGGCTCGAGCCGGTCTGGACCGAACTCATCGCCGCGCACACCAGGCGGATGGACGCGCTCGGGCTGACCGCCTGA
- the nudC gene encoding NAD(+) diphosphatase, translating into MTVEFASRLPLSRNELDRDGEFRTTPDLERVLRADPATRFLPLHGSEMLRNDDGTLRFVSAAEVPEDTVTLYLGRAVSDAPDAPAGTRFVAAFVDPATATAIEPDDDAWQSLRMFGTELSPRDQGLAVEAVAMANWHAVHGFSPRTGSPTDVVTGGWVRRDPEGHEHFPRTDAAVIVGVTDADDRILLGSNAAWDANRYSLLAGFVEPGESLEDAVRREVWEESGVHVEEPEYLGSQPWPFPASLMVGFRARAVDGDPNTARPDGVEILDVRWFSRDEIRERAGDTLLLPGRTSIARAIIEEWYGGPLDLP; encoded by the coding sequence GTGACCGTCGAGTTCGCCAGCCGGCTCCCGCTCTCCCGAAACGAACTCGACCGCGACGGCGAGTTCCGCACGACCCCCGACCTCGAACGGGTCCTCCGTGCGGACCCCGCGACCCGGTTCCTGCCCCTGCATGGGTCCGAGATGCTCCGGAACGACGACGGCACGCTCCGTTTCGTCTCCGCCGCGGAGGTCCCCGAGGACACCGTGACGCTCTACCTCGGCCGCGCGGTGTCCGATGCGCCGGACGCCCCCGCCGGCACCCGCTTCGTCGCGGCCTTCGTCGACCCGGCGACCGCGACGGCGATCGAGCCGGACGACGACGCATGGCAGAGCCTGCGCATGTTCGGCACCGAACTCTCCCCGCGCGACCAGGGCCTGGCGGTCGAGGCCGTCGCGATGGCGAACTGGCACGCCGTGCACGGCTTCTCGCCGCGCACCGGGTCCCCGACCGACGTCGTCACCGGCGGCTGGGTCCGCCGCGACCCCGAGGGACACGAGCACTTCCCCCGCACCGACGCCGCGGTGATCGTCGGGGTGACCGACGCCGACGACCGCATCCTGCTCGGCTCGAACGCGGCGTGGGACGCGAACCGGTACTCGCTCCTCGCGGGTTTCGTCGAGCCGGGGGAGTCGCTGGAGGACGCCGTCCGGCGTGAGGTCTGGGAAGAGTCCGGGGTCCACGTGGAAGAGCCCGAGTACCTCGGGTCCCAGCCGTGGCCGTTCCCCGCGTCCCTCATGGTCGGCTTCCGTGCCCGCGCGGTCGACGGCGACCCGAACACCGCTCGGCCCGACGGGGTGGAGATCCTCGACGTCCGCTGGTTCTCGCGCGACGAGATCCGTGAGCGTGCCGGCGACACCCTGCTCCTGCCGGGGAGGACCTCGATCGCCCGCGCCATCATCGAAGAGTGGTACGGCGGGCCGCTGGATCTGCCGTGA
- a CDS encoding UrvD/REP family ATP-dependent DNA helicase: MPKTTLTTAPGPEDVARALAADPSQAAVLALPDGRHAAVIGAPGTGKTTTLSRLVAARLGRPDAISPDGHASVLALTSARTAATALRDRLAVSVDRVVPGALARTVNSLAFQIVAHAAAVQGQETPTLLTGGEQDRIIADLLEGHELDGAGPDWPAPITAVVRERAGFRTALRDVMMRAVAAGVEPEDMRELGDDTGRPEWRAVGDFVDEYRAAVTSFRSTSLDAAELVAYATAAVLRGQLPASVAALRLVVVDDTQELVEGEIALLGALARSGVQIVAFGDPDIAASAFRGAEPDVLGRLAVRLGVARVDEIVLTTVHRYPAPIRALVSGITARIGAAAAGRQRTATATEADARPDAVVHLEGASRAALIVAVARRLREHRLLDGVPWHRMAVVTRSGAAIPELVRALSVAEVPATAGAAPVRPRDDTAARSLLDAAAVALGVLPLDAALATAFATGPLGGLDTLAMRRLRLALRREELAGGGSRTADELLVDALGAPERLATVDAGFARRATRLARSLVQARTDAESDASIEEILWGLWERSGLAGTWGAQSAAGGVGAAEADRHLDAVVGLFTAAKRFVERTPDAPARVFVDDLLGSDLPEDSIGPDRTAGRVRVLTPSATIGLECDVVVVLGLQDGVWPNTRVRGSLLDPDGLVRAAQGVEHATVDDRAAVIADELRLFARAVSRATTQVVIGTVANDDEAPSPFVRLVPVPPDRQPTVHPLSLRGLAGSLRRRVVGSGDHEAASALARLAEAEVPGTSPDDWYGLVEPSTETPLVDLDAEPVPPEPGPDGLDPDDPRAGEPVAPTVSVSPSRIGTFEECPVHWFVQTFGGSAPSPAMGIGTIVHEAMEHATEVDVESLWAHVEGRWDELTFESPWVADRERARTRRMVEGLSDYLRTFASAGRQLLGAETSFALVTGPARMRGSIDRIEVDPDGRVSVVDLKTGRSMPSEKNDMPEHPQLGAYQLAVEDGAVEGVPAGSVMTDARLVFVQNARGGRAYSERTQQAFDADARDAYRERLHTVARGMAGRTFLANVDDHCEKARTGVECRIHVVGEVTW; the protein is encoded by the coding sequence GTGCCGAAGACCACGCTGACGACCGCCCCCGGACCCGAGGACGTCGCCCGGGCCCTCGCGGCGGACCCGTCCCAGGCGGCGGTCCTCGCGCTGCCGGACGGTCGGCACGCCGCGGTCATCGGGGCCCCGGGCACCGGGAAGACGACGACGCTGTCCCGGCTCGTCGCCGCACGGCTCGGTCGTCCGGACGCGATCTCGCCCGACGGGCACGCCTCCGTGCTCGCCCTCACGTCGGCCCGGACGGCGGCGACCGCGCTCCGCGACCGGCTGGCCGTCTCGGTCGACCGCGTGGTGCCCGGTGCGCTCGCCCGCACGGTGAACTCCCTCGCGTTCCAGATCGTCGCGCACGCCGCCGCCGTGCAGGGGCAGGAGACCCCGACACTCCTCACCGGCGGCGAGCAGGACCGCATCATCGCCGACCTGCTCGAGGGGCACGAGCTCGACGGTGCCGGCCCGGACTGGCCGGCACCGATCACCGCGGTCGTCCGCGAGCGCGCCGGGTTCCGCACGGCCCTCCGTGACGTCATGATGCGCGCCGTCGCAGCGGGGGTCGAGCCCGAGGACATGCGCGAGCTCGGCGACGACACCGGGCGTCCCGAATGGCGGGCCGTCGGGGACTTCGTCGACGAGTACCGCGCGGCCGTGACCTCCTTCCGCTCCACCAGCCTCGACGCCGCCGAACTCGTCGCGTACGCCACCGCCGCGGTCCTCCGTGGGCAGCTCCCCGCGAGCGTCGCCGCACTCCGGCTCGTCGTGGTCGACGACACGCAGGAACTGGTCGAGGGGGAGATCGCGCTGCTCGGCGCCCTCGCACGCTCCGGCGTGCAGATCGTGGCCTTCGGCGACCCGGACATCGCCGCCTCGGCGTTCCGCGGCGCCGAACCGGACGTGCTGGGTCGGTTGGCGGTGCGGCTCGGTGTCGCGCGGGTGGACGAGATCGTCCTGACGACCGTGCACCGGTACCCGGCCCCGATCCGGGCGCTCGTCTCCGGGATCACCGCGCGGATCGGAGCGGCCGCGGCCGGACGGCAGCGCACGGCGACCGCGACCGAGGCGGACGCCCGACCCGACGCCGTGGTGCACCTCGAGGGTGCGAGTCGTGCGGCCCTCATCGTCGCCGTCGCCCGTCGACTCCGTGAGCACCGGCTGCTCGACGGGGTGCCGTGGCACCGGATGGCCGTCGTCACCCGCAGCGGTGCCGCGATCCCCGAACTCGTGCGGGCGCTCTCCGTCGCCGAGGTCCCCGCGACCGCCGGCGCAGCACCCGTCCGTCCCCGCGACGACACCGCGGCCCGGTCGCTCCTCGATGCCGCCGCCGTGGCGCTCGGGGTGCTCCCGCTCGACGCCGCGCTCGCCACCGCGTTCGCGACCGGCCCGCTCGGCGGACTCGACACCCTGGCGATGCGCCGGCTCCGGCTCGCCCTGCGGCGTGAGGAGCTGGCGGGCGGTGGCAGCCGCACGGCCGACGAGCTGCTCGTCGACGCGCTCGGCGCCCCGGAACGCCTCGCGACGGTCGACGCCGGGTTCGCCCGTCGTGCGACCCGTCTCGCGCGCAGCCTGGTGCAGGCCCGCACCGACGCCGAGTCGGACGCCAGCATCGAGGAGATCCTCTGGGGGCTCTGGGAGCGCAGCGGCCTCGCCGGCACGTGGGGTGCGCAGTCCGCGGCCGGCGGGGTGGGCGCGGCCGAAGCCGACCGGCACCTCGACGCCGTGGTCGGCCTCTTCACCGCCGCCAAGCGGTTCGTCGAGCGCACCCCGGACGCTCCGGCACGCGTGTTCGTCGACGACCTGCTCGGCTCCGACCTGCCCGAGGACTCGATCGGACCCGACCGGACCGCAGGTCGCGTCCGCGTCCTGACGCCGTCGGCCACGATCGGCCTCGAGTGCGACGTGGTCGTCGTCCTCGGGCTGCAGGACGGCGTCTGGCCGAACACCCGCGTGCGTGGCAGCCTGCTCGACCCCGACGGCCTCGTCCGCGCCGCCCAGGGTGTCGAGCACGCCACCGTCGACGACCGTGCCGCCGTGATCGCCGACGAGCTGCGCCTGTTCGCCCGCGCGGTGTCCCGCGCGACGACCCAGGTCGTCATCGGCACCGTCGCCAACGACGACGAGGCCCCGTCCCCGTTCGTGCGCCTCGTGCCGGTCCCGCCGGACCGTCAGCCGACCGTGCACCCGCTGTCGCTCCGCGGACTCGCGGGCTCCCTCCGACGCCGGGTCGTCGGGTCCGGTGACCACGAGGCCGCCTCCGCCCTCGCCCGGCTGGCCGAGGCCGAGGTGCCGGGTACCTCGCCGGACGACTGGTACGGCCTGGTGGAGCCCTCCACCGAGACGCCGCTGGTCGACCTCGACGCCGAGCCGGTGCCCCCCGAGCCCGGTCCCGACGGCCTCGACCCGGACGACCCACGGGCAGGTGAGCCCGTGGCCCCGACCGTGTCCGTCTCGCCGTCCCGCATCGGCACGTTCGAGGAGTGCCCCGTGCACTGGTTCGTGCAGACCTTCGGCGGCAGCGCCCCGAGCCCGGCGATGGGCATCGGGACGATCGTGCACGAGGCGATGGAGCACGCGACCGAGGTGGACGTCGAGTCGTTGTGGGCCCACGTCGAGGGGCGCTGGGACGAGCTGACCTTCGAGTCGCCCTGGGTGGCCGACCGCGAGCGCGCCCGGACCCGCCGGATGGTCGAGGGCCTGAGCGACTACCTCCGCACCTTCGCGAGCGCCGGACGGCAGCTGCTCGGCGCGGAGACCTCGTTCGCCCTCGTCACCGGTCCCGCCCGGATGCGCGGCAGCATCGACCGGATCGAGGTCGACCCCGACGGCCGGGTCAGCGTCGTCGACCTCAAGACCGGGCGGTCGATGCCGAGCGAGAAGAACGACATGCCGGAGCACCCCCAGCTCGGCGCCTACCAGCTGGCGGTCGAGGACGGCGCCGTCGAGGGCGTCCCCGCCGGGTCGGTGATGACGGACGCCCGCCTCGTGTTCGTGCAGAACGCCCGCGGCGGCCGCGCGTACTCGGAGCGGACCCAGCAGGCCTTCGACGCCGACGCCCGTGACGCCTACCGCGAGCGGCTGCACACGGTCGCGCGGGGCATGGCCGGCCGGACGTTCCTGGCGAACGTCGACGACCACTGCGAGAAGGCCCGGACCGGCGTCGAGTGCCGGATCCACGTCGTCGGGGAGGTGACCTGGTGA